Proteins from a single region of Corylus avellana chromosome ca11, CavTom2PMs-1.0:
- the LOC132166115 gene encoding uncharacterized protein LOC132166115, protein MALGLILGLGRAFRRKRTSSLDILSSKRAPRDYYKGKNCKPTGFHTRKGGYVVVKEKLPNYVVPDLTDFKLKPYVSQCPRELKTTEAADAVK, encoded by the exons ATGGCACTGGGGTTGATCTTAGGCTTAGGAAGGGCATTTAGAAGAAAGCGGACATCATCCCTTGACATTCTCTCTTCAAAGCGGGCACCACGAGATTACTACAAAGGGAAGAACTGCAAACCCACTGGATTCCATACCCGCAAAG GTGGATATGTTGTGGTAAAGGAAAAGCTGCCAAATTATGTAGTCCCGGATTTAACTGACTTCAAG CTAAAGCCATATGTCTCACAGTGCCCGAGAGAACTTAAAACTACAGAAGCAGCTGATGCAGTAAAATAA
- the LOC132165407 gene encoding uncharacterized protein LOC132165407 isoform X2, giving the protein MTGGSRPLDQTPLSSLPSDGFHHSGRNIFCLIKLREISPRTKHVPKRHWGEASKPEPKSEAARDPRRGLLSWVEAETLRHLSAKYCPLVPPPRSTIAAAFSHDGRKLASTHGDHTVKIIDCQTGSCLKVLSGHRRTPWVVRFHPLHPEILASGSLDYEVRLWDANTSECIGSRDFYRPIASIAFHAKGDILAVASGHKLYIWQYNKRGEASSPAIVLKTRRSLRAVHFHPHAASFLLTAEVNDLDSSDSTMTRATSLDSRIELQHANQPVGLSSMQVEPAASMQFQLDTNEAQHYDRMVSPMETFPAIPTGSHSAMEDTATNHFTSEAGNGVYDPTVNAMEIDEMQTVGRSQRGSSTNLDTVGGINTAFCGARGYIPTRLDLAEFGQFHQFLPYRDPSGWELPFLQGWLMGQSHAGLPSMLPLNGDDGNREQSAQHIGSSILASHVSTHNLTMPGSISVSAVSGRSNLRHHFPHSHYSVSEPLEGAAPVNAPNDRVDPQPIISRIQSEVTTSLAAATAATAAELPCTVKLRVWAHDIKNPCAALNAERCCLTIPHAVLCSEMGAHFSPCGRFLAACVACTLPHMEADPGYHTLIHQDPGAASSPTRHPVSAHQVIYELRIYSLEKATFGSVLVSRAIRAAHCLTSIQFSPTSEHILLAYGRRHGSLLKSIVIDGETTVPIYTVLEVYRVSDMELVGVLPSAEDEVNVACFHPFAGGGLVYGTKEGKLRVLQCDGGRRVNCAKSNCFPEENVALG; this is encoded by the exons ATGACGGGAGGATCTCGACCGCTCGATCAGACCCCACTTTCATCCCTGCCCTCCGATGGTTTCCACCACAG TGGTAGaaatattttctgtttgatAAAGCTGAGAGAGATATCTCCTAGGACAAAGCATGTGCCAAAAAGGCACTGGGGAGAAGCTTCTAAACCTGAGCCCAAAAGTGAAGCAGCCAGAGATCCAAGACGTGGTCTTCTCTCATG GGTTGAGGCAGAGACATTGCGCCATTTGTCTGCTAAGTACTGCCCATTGGTGCCTCCTCCAAGATCAACTATTGCAGCAGCATTCAGTCACGATGGAAGAAAACTTGCTTCTACACA TGGTGACCACACAGTAAAGATAATTGATTGTCAAACTGGAAGTTGCTTAAAGGTGTTAAGTGGTCATAGGAGGACTCCCTGGGTG GTTAGGTTCCATCCATTGCATCCAGAAATACTTGCAAGTGGAAGCTTAGATTATGAAGTTCGGTTATGGGATGCAAACACATCTGAGTGTATAGGATCACGGGATTTCT ATCGCCCCATTGCATCCATTGCTTTCCATGCAAAAGGGGATATCCTTGCTGTTGCATCAGGCCACAAG tTATACATATGGCAGTACAACAAGAGAGGAGAAGCTTCATCGCCGGCCATTGTATTAAAGACAAGGCGTTCACTACGAGCAGTGCATTTTCACCCACATGCTGCTTCATTTCTCTTAACTGCTGAG GTCAATGATCTTGACTCTTCAGATTCCACAATGACACGCGCAACATCTTTGG ATTCACGGATAGAATTGCAGCATGCTAATCAGCCTGTTGGTTTGAGTAGCATGCAAGTGGAGCCTGCTGCTTCAATGCAGTTTCAACTGGATACAAATGAAGCACAGCATTATGATAGAATGGTGTCTCCTATGGAAACATTTCCTGCTATTCCTACCGGCTCACATAGTGCTATGGAAGATACTGCCACTAACCATTTCACTAGCGAAGCAGGAAATGGTGTTTATGACCCCACAGTTAATGCTATGGAAATTGATGAAATGCAGACTGTTGGGAGAAGCCAGCGTGGAAGCTCTACTAACTTAGATACTGTTGGTGGTATCAATACTGCCTTTTGTGGAGCACGTGGATATATTCCAACACGCTTGGATCTTGCTGAGTTTGGgcaatttcatcaatttttacCTTACAGAGACCCAAGTGGTTGGGAGCTACCTTTTTTGCAAGGATGGTTAATGGGTCAAAGCCACGCTGGTCTTCCTTCAATGCTGCCGCTTAATGGTGATGATGGTAATCGTGAGCAGTCAGCTCAACATATAGGTTCCTCCATCTTGGCATCTCATGTGTCTACTCATAATCTGACAATGCCAGGCAGCATCAGTGTATCTGCTGTTTCTGGAAGATCTAACTTGCGACATCATTTTCCACACTCCCACTACTCTGTATCAGAACCTTTGGAGGGTGCCGCTCCAGTTAATGCCCCAAATGATCGGGTTGATCCTCAACCCATTATTAGTAGAATCCAGTCGGAAGTCACAACCTCACTTGCTGCTGCAACTGCTGCAACTGCTGCAGAGCTACCTTGTACTGTGAAGCTAAGAGTATGGGCACATGATATAAAAAATCCATGTGCCGCACTCAATGCTGAAAGATGCTGCTTAACCATACCTCATGCTGTTCTTTGTAG TGAAATGGGTGCCCATTTTTCGCCTTGTGGGAGATTTTTAGCTGCCTGTGTTGCATGCACACTTCCTCATATGGAAGCTGATCCAGGTTATCACACTCTAATACATCAAGATCCTGGGGCTGCGTCATCCCCAACTCGACATCCAGTCTCAGCTCACCAAGTCATATACGAGCTCCGCATTTATTCCCTTGAGAAGGCAAC CTTTGGTTCAGTGCTTGTATCACGAGCGATAAGAGCTGCTCATTGTTTGACTTCTATCCAG TTCTCACCTACATCTGAGCACATATTACTTGCCTATGGCCGACGTCATGGTTCTCTTCTTAAAAGCATTGTCATTGATGGGGAAACAACTGTGCCTATTTACACAGTTCTGGAG GTTTACAGGGTTTCAGATATGGAGCTTGTGGGAGTGCTTCCAAGTGCTGAGGATGAGGTCAATGTCGCTTGCTTTCATCCATTTGCTGGAGGAGGTCTTGTTTATGGAACGAAG GAAGGGAAGCTTAGGGTTCTACAATGTGATGGTGGTCGTCGTGTGAATTGCGCCAAATCAAATTGTTTTCCCGAGGAAAACGTGGCTCTTGGATGA
- the LOC132165407 gene encoding uncharacterized protein LOC132165407 isoform X1: MTGGSRPLDQTPLSSLPSDGFHHSGRNIFCLIKLREISPRTKHVPKRHWGEASKPEPKSEAARDPRRGLLSWVEAETLRHLSAKYCPLVPPPRSTIAAAFSHDGRKLASTHGDHTVKIIDCQTGSCLKVLSGHRRTPWVVRFHPLHPEILASGSLDYEVRLWDANTSECIGSRDFYRPIASIAFHAKGDILAVASGHKLYIWQYNKRGEASSPAIVLKTRRSLRAVHFHPHAASFLLTAEVNDLDSSDSTMTRATSLGYLQYPPPAVFVANVHSNERVSLIAELPLISFPFLFVPSFALDSRIELQHANQPVGLSSMQVEPAASMQFQLDTNEAQHYDRMVSPMETFPAIPTGSHSAMEDTATNHFTSEAGNGVYDPTVNAMEIDEMQTVGRSQRGSSTNLDTVGGINTAFCGARGYIPTRLDLAEFGQFHQFLPYRDPSGWELPFLQGWLMGQSHAGLPSMLPLNGDDGNREQSAQHIGSSILASHVSTHNLTMPGSISVSAVSGRSNLRHHFPHSHYSVSEPLEGAAPVNAPNDRVDPQPIISRIQSEVTTSLAAATAATAAELPCTVKLRVWAHDIKNPCAALNAERCCLTIPHAVLCSEMGAHFSPCGRFLAACVACTLPHMEADPGYHTLIHQDPGAASSPTRHPVSAHQVIYELRIYSLEKATFGSVLVSRAIRAAHCLTSIQFSPTSEHILLAYGRRHGSLLKSIVIDGETTVPIYTVLEVYRVSDMELVGVLPSAEDEVNVACFHPFAGGGLVYGTKEGKLRVLQCDGGRRVNCAKSNCFPEENVALG, translated from the exons ATGACGGGAGGATCTCGACCGCTCGATCAGACCCCACTTTCATCCCTGCCCTCCGATGGTTTCCACCACAG TGGTAGaaatattttctgtttgatAAAGCTGAGAGAGATATCTCCTAGGACAAAGCATGTGCCAAAAAGGCACTGGGGAGAAGCTTCTAAACCTGAGCCCAAAAGTGAAGCAGCCAGAGATCCAAGACGTGGTCTTCTCTCATG GGTTGAGGCAGAGACATTGCGCCATTTGTCTGCTAAGTACTGCCCATTGGTGCCTCCTCCAAGATCAACTATTGCAGCAGCATTCAGTCACGATGGAAGAAAACTTGCTTCTACACA TGGTGACCACACAGTAAAGATAATTGATTGTCAAACTGGAAGTTGCTTAAAGGTGTTAAGTGGTCATAGGAGGACTCCCTGGGTG GTTAGGTTCCATCCATTGCATCCAGAAATACTTGCAAGTGGAAGCTTAGATTATGAAGTTCGGTTATGGGATGCAAACACATCTGAGTGTATAGGATCACGGGATTTCT ATCGCCCCATTGCATCCATTGCTTTCCATGCAAAAGGGGATATCCTTGCTGTTGCATCAGGCCACAAG tTATACATATGGCAGTACAACAAGAGAGGAGAAGCTTCATCGCCGGCCATTGTATTAAAGACAAGGCGTTCACTACGAGCAGTGCATTTTCACCCACATGCTGCTTCATTTCTCTTAACTGCTGAG GTCAATGATCTTGACTCTTCAGATTCCACAATGACACGCGCAACATCTTTGGGTTACTTGCAATATCCTCCTCCAGCTGTTTTTGTTGCAAATGTTCATTCCAATGAACGTGTTAGTTTGATTGCTGAACTACCTCTCATATCTTTCCCTTTCTTGTTTGTGCCTTCGTTTGCCTTAGATTCACGGATAGAATTGCAGCATGCTAATCAGCCTGTTGGTTTGAGTAGCATGCAAGTGGAGCCTGCTGCTTCAATGCAGTTTCAACTGGATACAAATGAAGCACAGCATTATGATAGAATGGTGTCTCCTATGGAAACATTTCCTGCTATTCCTACCGGCTCACATAGTGCTATGGAAGATACTGCCACTAACCATTTCACTAGCGAAGCAGGAAATGGTGTTTATGACCCCACAGTTAATGCTATGGAAATTGATGAAATGCAGACTGTTGGGAGAAGCCAGCGTGGAAGCTCTACTAACTTAGATACTGTTGGTGGTATCAATACTGCCTTTTGTGGAGCACGTGGATATATTCCAACACGCTTGGATCTTGCTGAGTTTGGgcaatttcatcaatttttacCTTACAGAGACCCAAGTGGTTGGGAGCTACCTTTTTTGCAAGGATGGTTAATGGGTCAAAGCCACGCTGGTCTTCCTTCAATGCTGCCGCTTAATGGTGATGATGGTAATCGTGAGCAGTCAGCTCAACATATAGGTTCCTCCATCTTGGCATCTCATGTGTCTACTCATAATCTGACAATGCCAGGCAGCATCAGTGTATCTGCTGTTTCTGGAAGATCTAACTTGCGACATCATTTTCCACACTCCCACTACTCTGTATCAGAACCTTTGGAGGGTGCCGCTCCAGTTAATGCCCCAAATGATCGGGTTGATCCTCAACCCATTATTAGTAGAATCCAGTCGGAAGTCACAACCTCACTTGCTGCTGCAACTGCTGCAACTGCTGCAGAGCTACCTTGTACTGTGAAGCTAAGAGTATGGGCACATGATATAAAAAATCCATGTGCCGCACTCAATGCTGAAAGATGCTGCTTAACCATACCTCATGCTGTTCTTTGTAG TGAAATGGGTGCCCATTTTTCGCCTTGTGGGAGATTTTTAGCTGCCTGTGTTGCATGCACACTTCCTCATATGGAAGCTGATCCAGGTTATCACACTCTAATACATCAAGATCCTGGGGCTGCGTCATCCCCAACTCGACATCCAGTCTCAGCTCACCAAGTCATATACGAGCTCCGCATTTATTCCCTTGAGAAGGCAAC CTTTGGTTCAGTGCTTGTATCACGAGCGATAAGAGCTGCTCATTGTTTGACTTCTATCCAG TTCTCACCTACATCTGAGCACATATTACTTGCCTATGGCCGACGTCATGGTTCTCTTCTTAAAAGCATTGTCATTGATGGGGAAACAACTGTGCCTATTTACACAGTTCTGGAG GTTTACAGGGTTTCAGATATGGAGCTTGTGGGAGTGCTTCCAAGTGCTGAGGATGAGGTCAATGTCGCTTGCTTTCATCCATTTGCTGGAGGAGGTCTTGTTTATGGAACGAAG GAAGGGAAGCTTAGGGTTCTACAATGTGATGGTGGTCGTCGTGTGAATTGCGCCAAATCAAATTGTTTTCCCGAGGAAAACGTGGCTCTTGGATGA
- the LOC132165407 gene encoding uncharacterized protein LOC132165407 isoform X3: MTGGSRPLDQTPLSSLPSDGFHHSGRNIFCLIKLREISPRTKHVPKRHWGEASKPEPKSEAARDPRRGLLSWVEAETLRHLSAKYCPLVPPPRSTIAAAFSHDGRKLASTHGDHTVKIIDCQTGSCLKVLSGHRRTPWVVRFHPLHPEILASGSLDYEVRLWDANTSECIGSRDFYRPIASIAFHAKGDILAVASGHKLYIWQYNKRGEASSPAIVLKTRRSLRAVHFHPHAASFLLTAEVNDLDSSDSTMTRATSLGYLQYPPPAVFVANVHSNERVSLIAELPLISFPFLFVPSFALDSRIELQHANQPVGLSSMQVEPAASMQFQLDTNEAQHYDRMVSPMETFPAIPTGSHSAMEDTATNHFTSEAGNGVYDPTVNAMEIDEMQTVGRSQRGSSTNLDTVGGINTAFCGARGYIPTRLDLAEFGQFHQFLPYRDPSGWELPFLQGWLMGQSHAGLPSMLPLNGDDGNREQSAQHIGSSILASHVSTHNLTMPGSISVSAVSGRSNLRHHFPHSHYSVSEPLEGAAPVNAPNDRVDPQPIISRIQSEVTTSLAAATAATAAELPCTVKLRVWAHDIKNPCAALNAERCCLTIPHAVLCRVWVTIVFSVKWVPIFRLVGDF; this comes from the exons ATGACGGGAGGATCTCGACCGCTCGATCAGACCCCACTTTCATCCCTGCCCTCCGATGGTTTCCACCACAG TGGTAGaaatattttctgtttgatAAAGCTGAGAGAGATATCTCCTAGGACAAAGCATGTGCCAAAAAGGCACTGGGGAGAAGCTTCTAAACCTGAGCCCAAAAGTGAAGCAGCCAGAGATCCAAGACGTGGTCTTCTCTCATG GGTTGAGGCAGAGACATTGCGCCATTTGTCTGCTAAGTACTGCCCATTGGTGCCTCCTCCAAGATCAACTATTGCAGCAGCATTCAGTCACGATGGAAGAAAACTTGCTTCTACACA TGGTGACCACACAGTAAAGATAATTGATTGTCAAACTGGAAGTTGCTTAAAGGTGTTAAGTGGTCATAGGAGGACTCCCTGGGTG GTTAGGTTCCATCCATTGCATCCAGAAATACTTGCAAGTGGAAGCTTAGATTATGAAGTTCGGTTATGGGATGCAAACACATCTGAGTGTATAGGATCACGGGATTTCT ATCGCCCCATTGCATCCATTGCTTTCCATGCAAAAGGGGATATCCTTGCTGTTGCATCAGGCCACAAG tTATACATATGGCAGTACAACAAGAGAGGAGAAGCTTCATCGCCGGCCATTGTATTAAAGACAAGGCGTTCACTACGAGCAGTGCATTTTCACCCACATGCTGCTTCATTTCTCTTAACTGCTGAG GTCAATGATCTTGACTCTTCAGATTCCACAATGACACGCGCAACATCTTTGGGTTACTTGCAATATCCTCCTCCAGCTGTTTTTGTTGCAAATGTTCATTCCAATGAACGTGTTAGTTTGATTGCTGAACTACCTCTCATATCTTTCCCTTTCTTGTTTGTGCCTTCGTTTGCCTTAGATTCACGGATAGAATTGCAGCATGCTAATCAGCCTGTTGGTTTGAGTAGCATGCAAGTGGAGCCTGCTGCTTCAATGCAGTTTCAACTGGATACAAATGAAGCACAGCATTATGATAGAATGGTGTCTCCTATGGAAACATTTCCTGCTATTCCTACCGGCTCACATAGTGCTATGGAAGATACTGCCACTAACCATTTCACTAGCGAAGCAGGAAATGGTGTTTATGACCCCACAGTTAATGCTATGGAAATTGATGAAATGCAGACTGTTGGGAGAAGCCAGCGTGGAAGCTCTACTAACTTAGATACTGTTGGTGGTATCAATACTGCCTTTTGTGGAGCACGTGGATATATTCCAACACGCTTGGATCTTGCTGAGTTTGGgcaatttcatcaatttttacCTTACAGAGACCCAAGTGGTTGGGAGCTACCTTTTTTGCAAGGATGGTTAATGGGTCAAAGCCACGCTGGTCTTCCTTCAATGCTGCCGCTTAATGGTGATGATGGTAATCGTGAGCAGTCAGCTCAACATATAGGTTCCTCCATCTTGGCATCTCATGTGTCTACTCATAATCTGACAATGCCAGGCAGCATCAGTGTATCTGCTGTTTCTGGAAGATCTAACTTGCGACATCATTTTCCACACTCCCACTACTCTGTATCAGAACCTTTGGAGGGTGCCGCTCCAGTTAATGCCCCAAATGATCGGGTTGATCCTCAACCCATTATTAGTAGAATCCAGTCGGAAGTCACAACCTCACTTGCTGCTGCAACTGCTGCAACTGCTGCAGAGCTACCTTGTACTGTGAAGCTAAGAGTATGGGCACATGATATAAAAAATCCATGTGCCGCACTCAATGCTGAAAGATGCTGCTTAACCATACCTCATGCTGTTCTTTGTAG AGTTTGGGTTACAATTGTATTTTCAGTGAAATGGGTGCCCATTTTTCGCCTTGTGGGAGATTTTTAG
- the LOC132165407 gene encoding uncharacterized protein LOC132165407 isoform X4 — translation MTGGSRPLDQTPLSSLPSDGFHHSGRNIFCLIKLREISPRTKHVPKRHWGEASKPEPKSEAARDPRRGLLSWVEAETLRHLSAKYCPLVPPPRSTIAAAFSHDGRKLASTHGDHTVKIIDCQTGSCLKVLSGHRRTPWVVRFHPLHPEILASGSLDYEVRLWDANTSECIGSRDFYRPIASIAFHAKGDILAVASGHKLYIWQYNKRGEASSPAIVLKTRRSLRAVHFHPHAASFLLTAEVNDLDSSDSTMTRATSLGYLQYPPPAVFVANVHSNERVSLIAELPLISFPFLFVPSFALDSRIELQHANQPVGLSSMQVEPAASMQFQLDTNEAQHYDRMVSPMETFPAIPTGSHSAMEDTATNHFTSEAGNGVYDPTVNAMEIDEMQTVGRSQRGSSTNLDTVGGINTAFCGARGYIPTRLDLAEFGQFHQFLPYRDPSGWELPFLQGWLMGQSHAGLPSMLPLNGDDGNREQSAQHIGSSILASHVSTHNLTMPGSISVSAVSGRSNLRHHFPHSHYSVSEPLEGAAPVNAPNDRVDPQPIISRIQSEVTTSLAAATAATAAELPCTVKLRVWAHDIKNPCAALNAERCCLTIPHAVLCSIH, via the exons ATGACGGGAGGATCTCGACCGCTCGATCAGACCCCACTTTCATCCCTGCCCTCCGATGGTTTCCACCACAG TGGTAGaaatattttctgtttgatAAAGCTGAGAGAGATATCTCCTAGGACAAAGCATGTGCCAAAAAGGCACTGGGGAGAAGCTTCTAAACCTGAGCCCAAAAGTGAAGCAGCCAGAGATCCAAGACGTGGTCTTCTCTCATG GGTTGAGGCAGAGACATTGCGCCATTTGTCTGCTAAGTACTGCCCATTGGTGCCTCCTCCAAGATCAACTATTGCAGCAGCATTCAGTCACGATGGAAGAAAACTTGCTTCTACACA TGGTGACCACACAGTAAAGATAATTGATTGTCAAACTGGAAGTTGCTTAAAGGTGTTAAGTGGTCATAGGAGGACTCCCTGGGTG GTTAGGTTCCATCCATTGCATCCAGAAATACTTGCAAGTGGAAGCTTAGATTATGAAGTTCGGTTATGGGATGCAAACACATCTGAGTGTATAGGATCACGGGATTTCT ATCGCCCCATTGCATCCATTGCTTTCCATGCAAAAGGGGATATCCTTGCTGTTGCATCAGGCCACAAG tTATACATATGGCAGTACAACAAGAGAGGAGAAGCTTCATCGCCGGCCATTGTATTAAAGACAAGGCGTTCACTACGAGCAGTGCATTTTCACCCACATGCTGCTTCATTTCTCTTAACTGCTGAG GTCAATGATCTTGACTCTTCAGATTCCACAATGACACGCGCAACATCTTTGGGTTACTTGCAATATCCTCCTCCAGCTGTTTTTGTTGCAAATGTTCATTCCAATGAACGTGTTAGTTTGATTGCTGAACTACCTCTCATATCTTTCCCTTTCTTGTTTGTGCCTTCGTTTGCCTTAGATTCACGGATAGAATTGCAGCATGCTAATCAGCCTGTTGGTTTGAGTAGCATGCAAGTGGAGCCTGCTGCTTCAATGCAGTTTCAACTGGATACAAATGAAGCACAGCATTATGATAGAATGGTGTCTCCTATGGAAACATTTCCTGCTATTCCTACCGGCTCACATAGTGCTATGGAAGATACTGCCACTAACCATTTCACTAGCGAAGCAGGAAATGGTGTTTATGACCCCACAGTTAATGCTATGGAAATTGATGAAATGCAGACTGTTGGGAGAAGCCAGCGTGGAAGCTCTACTAACTTAGATACTGTTGGTGGTATCAATACTGCCTTTTGTGGAGCACGTGGATATATTCCAACACGCTTGGATCTTGCTGAGTTTGGgcaatttcatcaatttttacCTTACAGAGACCCAAGTGGTTGGGAGCTACCTTTTTTGCAAGGATGGTTAATGGGTCAAAGCCACGCTGGTCTTCCTTCAATGCTGCCGCTTAATGGTGATGATGGTAATCGTGAGCAGTCAGCTCAACATATAGGTTCCTCCATCTTGGCATCTCATGTGTCTACTCATAATCTGACAATGCCAGGCAGCATCAGTGTATCTGCTGTTTCTGGAAGATCTAACTTGCGACATCATTTTCCACACTCCCACTACTCTGTATCAGAACCTTTGGAGGGTGCCGCTCCAGTTAATGCCCCAAATGATCGGGTTGATCCTCAACCCATTATTAGTAGAATCCAGTCGGAAGTCACAACCTCACTTGCTGCTGCAACTGCTGCAACTGCTGCAGAGCTACCTTGTACTGTGAAGCTAAGAGTATGGGCACATGATATAAAAAATCCATGTGCCGCACTCAATGCTGAAAGATGCTGCTTAACCATACCTCATGCTGTTCTTTGTAG TATTCATTGA
- the LOC132165597 gene encoding WD repeat-containing protein WDS homolog: MLMETSSTVLGAKGLIKKHEFVRVIIQCLYSLGYRKSASCLESESGISYKSVDFELLESQILSGNWDGCIGTLLAMKDLVDERRTSALFLVFKQCLLEYLNRGDDAMALAILRKEVSALRLGKDKAHKLAQSILSLKDMEFGKVDDNAVLELRKLLLAELENFLPPAITLPERRLEHLVETAVTAQIDSCMYHNMLDEVSLYEDHCCGRDQIPTETVQILTEHKNEVWFVQFSNNGEYLASSSSDCTAIIWQVLEDGKLILQHTLRSHENPVSFVAWSPDDAMLLTCGNGEVLKLWDVETGTCKHTFGDHGFIVSSCAWFPDSKRLVCGSSDPEKGICMWDCHGNEIKAWRGMRMPKILDLAVTPDGKHLITIFSDKELRILNLVTNAERVISEEHAITSLSISGDSKFFIVNLNSQEIHMWDVAGKWDTPLKYTGHEQHKYVIRSCFGGLNSTFIASGSENSQVYIWNRQKSRPIEVLSGHKMTVNCVSWNPRRPQMLASASDDHTIRIWGGPSLSKKMQPEKLNGSD; this comes from the exons ATGTTAATGGAGACTTCGTCGACAGTGCTAGGCGCGAAAGGCCTAATAAAGAAGCATGAGTTTGTGAGAGTCATAATTCAATGCTTATATTCATTAGGCTACAGAAAGTCTGCGTCATGTTTGGAATCAGAGTCTGGTATTTCATACAAATCTGTGGATTTTGAATTGCTCGAATCACAGATACTTAGTGGGAATTGGGATGGTTGCATTGGTACCCTTCttgcaatgaaggatttggTGGATGAGAGAAGAACATCTGcgttgtttcttgttttcaaaCAGTGTTTGCTGGAGTATTTGAATCGTGGAGATGATGCTATGGCTTTGGCCATTTTACGAAAAGAGGTTTCTGCATTGAGGTTGGGCAAAGATAAGGCTCACAAGCTTGCTCAGAGTATCCTTTCCTTGAAGGATATGGAATTTGGTAAAGTAGACGATAATGCTGTTCTTGAATTGCGTAAGTTGTTGTTGGCTGAGTTGGAAAATTTTCTTCCTCCTGCAATTACGCTGCCTGAAAGAAGGTTGGAACATCTGGTTGAAACTGCCGTTACTGCCCAAATTGATTCATGTATGTATCACAATATGTTGGATGAAGTTTCACTTTATGAGGACCATTGCTGTGGTAGGGACCAGATCCCCACAGAGACTGTTCAG ATTTTGACTGAACATAAGAATGAAGTTTGGTTTGTACAATTTTCTAATAATGGGGAGTACTTAGCCTCTTCGTCAAGCGATTGCACAGCCATCATATGGCAG GTGCTGGAAGATGGTAAGTTGATATTGCAGCATACGCTGCGAAGCCATGAAAATCCTGTATCGTTTGTAGCCTGGAGCCCTGATGATGCAATGTTGCTCACATGCGGAAATGGGGAAGTCCTTAAGCTATGGGATGTAGAAACAGGTACATGCAAGCATACATTTGGGGATCATGGCTTCATCGTCAGCTCATGTGCTTGGTTTCCGGACTCAAAGCGACTTGTCTGTGGCAGTTCTGACCCTGAAAAAGGCATCTGCATGTGGGATTGTCATGGGAATGAGATAAAAGCATGGAGGGGGATGAGAATGCCTAAGATTTTAGATCTGGCAGTGACACCGGATGGGAAACATCTGATCACCATATTCTCGGATAAAGAACTTCGGATATTAAATTTAGTAACAAATGCCGAGCGGGTCATATCGGAGGAGCACGCAATCACCTCCCTGTCAATCTCAGGAGATAGTAAATTCTTTATAGTGAATCTTAATAGCCAAGAGATTCATATGTGGGATGTTGCTGGGAAATGGGATACGCCATTGAAGTATACGGGCCACGAGCAACACAAGTATGTGATACGGTCCTGCTTTGGTGGGTTGAATAGCACATTTATTGCCAGTGGTAGTGAGAATTCCCAG GTCTACATCTGGAATCGGCAGAAATCTCGGCCAATTGAGGTTTTGTCTGGGCATAAAATGACTGTGAACTGTGTGAGCTGGAACCCTAGGAGGCCCCAAATGTTGGCTTCTGCAAGTGATGACCATACAATCCGAATATGGGGGGGACCTAGCCTTTCAAAGAAGATGCAGCCTGAGAAGCTCAATGGTTCAGACTAA